Below is a genomic region from Macaca fascicularis isolate 582-1 chromosome 18, T2T-MFA8v1.1.
AAACAGACCTAGAAGAAGATCTATCCACTGCTCACTCTTGGTCACTTGACAGCATGCATTCTCAGCTGTTCACTGGTTCCTTGTCTACACCTTCCCCAACCAGGCCGCCGCAGccactctccccactcccccaccccaggaCAGAGACCTTCCTTTCCTTAGTGTCCCAGCCAGACTCCCAGTCCATGTCCCTCTCCCGACTGCTCAGGATGGAAGCCAAGGTGCCCCCAGCATCTGGGTCCTACCATCTCAGTCATATCCCTCCACAGAGGCCGTCCACCAGAATCTTCCCTCCCCAGGCCCTGCTGCTTCCCAAACCAAGCCCTGTCTTCTTGCCACATAGCCGCCTGCTCTGCCCTTTCCACCGTCTGTTCACAGCCATCAAGGCTGTGATACCCCTGCTGCTGCACACAGTTCCCTGCACAGCCCTCCTGCCCCCCAGGTCACCGCCTGGCCCAGGACGTTCTCAGCCCGGCTGTCCTCCCAGACCCACACAGGCCTCCTGCCCCCCAGGTTACTGCCTGGCCCAGGACGTTCTCAGCCCGGCTGTCCTCCCAGACCCACACAGCCCTCCTGCCCCCCAGGTTACTGCCTGGCCCAGGACGTTCTCAGCCCGGCTGTCCTCCCAGACCCACACAGGCCTCCTGCCCCCCAGGTCACCGCCTGGCCCAGGACATTCTCAGCCCGGCTGTCCTCCTGGACCCAGGACCAGCATGGCCACTCTCCTGCTGCTTCTGCCACCTGTAAGCCGATTCCTCGCAGGTTTCCAGGGGGGCCTGCCTTCCCCTCTGCCAGAAGCATCCTCCCCAACTTCCCCAAGTCCTCACAGGGCCCAGACTCTCATCCTGTCCAGATGTCACTTCCACAAGGACCTTCCTGCTGACCCAAGCCCTCTCTGCTTTCCTGTTCTCTTGCCTGATGTGAAGTTGCCCATTGCATGAGTCTCCCGGGGCTGCCAAGACAAATTACCACATGCTGGgagcttaaaacaacaggaattCTTCTGTGATCATTGTGAAGGCCGGAACTCTCAAGCTGAGATGTCTGCAGAGCCCTGCTGCCCCTGAAGGCTCTACAGGAGAATTTGCGCCATGTCTCTTACTCCTGGTGGTGCCGGAGGTGCTTGGTGTTCTGCGGCTCGTAGATGCACCCCGCCACGCTCCGCCTCCATCTTCACACCTCTTCCCTGGGTGTCTGTGCCTGTGTCCAAACTgctctcttcttataaggacaccagtgatGGGAGTAGGGCCTACCCCACTGCAGAATGACCTCCTCTTCACTTGATTCCATCTGCAaatatcctatttccaaataaggtcacattcacaggtacagAGGTTAGGACATGGATGTATCATTTGGAGGGATACTATTCAATCCATAACATACATTTTCACCTGCTTTCCCCACTAGAATGTAGGTTTCACGAGGACAAGGACCACATATTGTTCATCACTGTAACTCAGATATCTAGAACAGTACATTACACCTATTTGATACTCACaaataatggatggatggatgcatgggtgaACAGATAGGTAAATGGATGGATgcatgagtggatggatggatggatggatggatggatggatggatggacggatggatggatgagtggatgaatggatggataggtggatagatggatgagtggatggataggtggatggatgagtgaacaggggatagatggatgagtggatgaatggatgagtggatggatgggtggatgtaCGTATgtatagatggatgaatgggtaaatggactgatgtgtggatggatgaatgcatgagtggatggatggatggatggatggatgagtgaatggatggatgagtggatatatggacggatggatagatggataaatgggtaAATGGAttgatgatggatagatggataaatggaggggtgggtggatggatgaatggatggatgagtggatgggggatggatgaatggagggatgggtaggtgggtgtgtgtatggatggatggatagatggatagatggataaatggactgatatgtggatggatggatggatggatgcatgcatgagtggatagatggatgggtgggtagatggatgagtggatggatgaatggatggatgagtggatgggggatggatggatggctggatggatgggtgtgtatggatggatgaatagatggatggatgggtaaatgaactgatatgtggatggatggatgaatggacagatagatgTATTGACTGGTATTACAGGAATATGTGAGTGAATCCTGTTTTCTGTAGATAAGTAATCGAGTTTGGAGAGGAAACTAAGTAAATGATATTCATTTAAACCTAACACTATAACTTGAAAGTAAAATGGCTTTAATGTCATTTGTGTCAGAAATGCTGTGTTTTTTGGAGAAAGCTATGAGATGCTGGTATACAACATGAGATTTCTCAATCCCACTTCAGATTTCTAATTGTTTCTGCTTCCAGAGGAGAAGCCAAGTCAAAATGTCCTGAATAAGCAGTTCTCTATTGTGAGAGGCCTCTTGTGGAATCTGGGATTGAAAAAATTCTAAATGCCCCACTTCTTTCATGCATGGATTGCAAAAAGACGTGGCAAGTTTTGCTTCTgccaagaaaactaaaaacaccttttgtgaaataaatgatcCTTACATATTTAACTTATGCACCAGTGGCCTTTTAAACAGTCCATGTCCCGTTAAGGTGCCTGCACATCTGGGGCTCTCCAGGAGCAGCCATGGCAGCACCCAGGAAGAAATGCTGATGTGGCCGCTCTGCGTGCTCCTACTTCATCGGGAAGCCTTGGTGCATTTTACCCAGGGTGCCAAATCTCGAATAACTGAGGAATTCCCAGGACCTTCTGAAACACAGAGCTGCAATAAGCCTGCTCCATCCAGGTTAGCTCCATCCTAGGCCAAAGGCTTTATGAGGACTGCACATATTCTGTGGGTTTTATAGGAGACAGCTAGGTCAAGACCCCTGAAAGAAAGCTGCTTTGTCCGGTGCTCAGCTTTGCACAGGCCGTATtcatatctcattgttgtttgcAGGAGAGGCAGATGCGAACCAGAACAATGGGACCTCCTCTCAGGACACAGCGGTGACTGACTCCAAGCGCACAGCGGACCCGAAGAATGCCTGGCAGGATGCCCACCCAGCTGACCCAGGGAGCCGCCCCCACTTGATCCGCCTCTTTTCCCGAGATGCCCCGGGGAGGGAGGACAACACCTTCAAAGACAGGCCCTCTGAGTCCGACGAGCTCCAGACCATCCAAGAAGACAGTGCAGCCACCTCCGAGAGCCTGGATGTGATGGCGTCACAGAAGAGACCCTCCCAGAGGCACGGATCCAAGTACCTGGCCACAGCAAGTACCATGGACCATGCCAGGCATGGCTTCCTCCCAAGGCACAGAGACACGGGCATCCTTGACTCCATTGGGCGCTTCTTTGGCGGTGACAGGGGTGTGCCCAAGCGGGGCTCTGGCAAGGTGAGCTCTGAGGAGTAGAGGAGCTTTAGTTtaaatggaaaagcaaaggagaaatcagTAGGTGAACTAAGCCATTAGAGGAAGAACTGGCACGTAGCCTCTTGCTGTCTAAGGTCTCGTTCCATGCTGGAGAACGCATATGAGCCCAAGAGTGTGGGCCTGAGTGGCTGCTTAAGACGTTTTCATTTGACTCACCCCCTCTCTTCCTCACAAGGGATGACGGCCGGGGTGTGGCTCAGGAATGTAAGGACATGCTGAATTCTGGATGTCCAAGGGTGCCCGGACATGGGCATTGCAGAAAGACAGCCACATTCTCGGGGTCTCTGGGGGTGTGCGCTTGCGGACTTTATGACTGATTTGCCTCTGCGGCCCACACGCTGGGGTTCAGCCCGGGTTATGCTTGTTTTTTCCAGGAGTCAGTGCTGCTGGCTTCATGTTGCAGCAATCATAAGATTGAGGAAGACTTTTGAACAAAGTCCTCAGTTTAAATCCGCCTTAAGCAGACTTTCTCTCTGGTGTGAGAAGTGGAAGGGGTGGAGGGATAAATGAGTGTCTCTGAATCAAAGCTTTATTATCTTGTGATTCCATTAATTTGCATACAGAGTCTTAGAGGtttctttatttaaaagcaaatgttCTGTGGATAAAAATGTATtacaaggagagaaaaaaaaaaaaaaggaaaaactctgCCGTGGGGTCCGGCGTCTAGGAGTGGCTTCTGCAGTTGATTGTCAGTGGCGAACGTGTTGCTGCTGGTTCATCAAAGCACTGGTCCCTGAGTGCCATTCGGATTGCAAATGCAGCATTTCACGTGATGCTTAGAGTGTTTGGTGGTTGTGTAATTTTGGAGAGAGAGAAGTTTTTCCCAAAAAAGTCCCTGGTGTATTGGGCGTTCTCTCACAACCTGTAAGATGCAGCTGGTTTTCTGCCTGTGCGCAGGGCTGACTCTGGAATTCCGGAAGGCCTTGTGGGAGCGTAAAAGGCTTTTGAATAACGTGTGGAACACAACGCCTCATTCTGATAACACGCAATCATAAAAACCATAGGGCAACTTGGAGTTAAGGAGTTTCTAAAATTTGCTTTAGTCTCCAACTGAAATTCTTTATTGATCATGAAATTGTTGAAGATAAACAAATGTCAGTTTTACCTTTCCTGTGGGCATGAAAGCACATGGAAGTTTCAGGCAACTGTTAACTTCTCTACCATCTGGTCTGCGTTGAGATTTCAGGTTGTGACGCTTGCCATGACGTATTTGTAAATGACATTTGGTGTATCTTAGATACTCAAGGAATTCATATTCTGGCTAGTTCTTTCAGGGTATTTgtagacattttcttttcctttgtggcAGTCCTCCCTCATCCTGAAATGTTGGTGTTCCAACCTATTTCTAATGCTAATCTCAACTGGAAGCACTTTTGCAAGCCCAGCTATCAAACCACACCAGATAGGTATGGTTCGGGTTGCCTCGTGAAGTGTGCTATTATGCTAAGCACCCCTCACACATACAGCATCACCGGTTTTGAAAGCTTGAACTATTCTGCTTACTTCaaggtacagaaaaaaaaaaaaaagtacttaaacTATACAGAAAAGATGAAATCGCTGGATAGTATGTATTGTAAAACAAGCTTCATGTCAGTGATACTGGTTTAAGTTGAAATAAAATGGTGAAAGCATTGATATCAATCATTGTGACTTTATCTCAAAAGGCTATTGAAACACATAGATGTTTTTCTCCCTTTATGGTGAGATTACAGCCTTTATTGTCTTAAATCTCTTATACTCttcaatattttcaaagaaaacattcTAGTCTCAGAAATAGTCCATCTCTTTGCAAAACAGGGCTGCCCACTTTTCAAGGACCCAGAAAAATCAAAAcactttcaaaaatttaaaaaataaaaataattttcacgtAATTGCTTTAGGAATTTTGAAGTGTCAATTCTTTTCACTACTGAGTGTTGAATATAGAAGATTTTTTAATGAACAGGCTTACCCTTTGAtgccaaaggcaaaaaaaaaaaaaatataacatttgCACGTGTGATCATACAGCAACCTGTGAGGTGTCCCGGTGGAAAGCACACGGTGGGGATGTGCGTTTGTTCCACTCAACTGTTTTATCACAAAATGTCGTAAACACGGGAGATGAAAGCTGAACTCTCGACACCCAGCTACAAACCCACAATGGCCCTAAAAATCTGGGGTATTCATTGGTGTGGGCTGCCATGGaggaatttttggttttgtttttatttttatttgttgctcTATTTACAAATCAGGAGAGCCCCCGTTTTTATATGCTAGGAAGGTCCTTGCGATAGACCGAAGAGGTGTGAAAACGGGAGAGTGGAAGGCCCGAGCCCTGTCTCTCAGGACCACGGCAGCCTGCCCCGCACACAGTTCTGCTTCCCGTCCAGAGCAAGGTTTCCTGGCAGATTCCTGCCAGACTCTGAACGGAGCTCCCCATGACCCTATAAAAGGGGCTGTTtgtccccctcccaccctcctgagctcttcctccctccccttgaGGGCACGTGGCCACTGGTACCACATGTTGGAGCGGCCGCCCCCGAGCCCGGGAATGCCCTAACAACACCCACGCCAGTGTTGCTGGGAGCTGACATTCAAGAAAAGTGCATTAAAAATTCCTTGAGGAGGCATATTCTTTTGAGAGCCATAAATGAAAAGTGCATTCACAGAGAACGTGCTCCTTTGTTGTAAGAGGAAAGAACAGGTTTCCCAGTTCCCCAGAATGTCAGGGTCACATGAGGAATGGGTGGGCGCTTAGGGTCAAGACTGGTGTGTGCTTGGCCCGGCAGCTTCTCTCCAAGTGACCTCCCCAGCATCCCTCCTGTGCCAGGGCTCATATCTGAGGCCACTTAAGTGTCACGAGGCAGAGCCTGGAAACATTGGCTTTGGAAACCgttccttcctttttctgtggAGGAAGTAAGATTTCACAAAACACCTAAGCTGGACACAGTGATGTGCCACTGGGACGGttcccaaaacagaaagcagccaggacaTCCGAGTCCCCCACTTCTCCGTGCTGTGTACTTTTAGGGAGCTTTTTGAAAGCTAGCTTCTGACTGatgattttgtctatttttctgttttacattaaAACCTTCATTTATCAACCTGCTCTTCTCAGCATTCTTCTATTCAGCATTCAGTATGACTTCCATGCCTCTAATTGTGACTGTGTAGGAGAAGAACTGTTTGTCATCCAGTGCTGTGGGGTATAGTCAGCCCTGTACATTAATCAGAATGTTCTGctgcctgattttttttccactgcgttttaatttcattaaacatGTTTTAGTTCTACAGTAACCTAATTCCTCATTGTTAACATGAGATCCTAATTCTGTAGCTGTGTTCTGTAATCCCACAAGGCGTGTACCATTTGGAGACACATGAAGGATACAGTAGACAGCACGGAGGGCAGAAACACACAGGGCGTCCACCCTCCCCAGAGCACGATGTGCACCCAGAACCAAATTCAGTCTCATTCATCATGAGCATGTGTGGCAACTGATCCGGCCACCCAGTGCCTCCATTGGATAAGAGATTTGGCCAGAGATTCTTCTAGAGAAAATCCAAAAATGGAGGGTGCATTTGTTTCTGCACCCAAATACCTTTTGAGATTTCTTATAGGCATTCCTCTCGAAGTCTCATTACCCTGATCAGTTATTAATCGGAGGCTACCCTGGCCCGGTCGCCAGCTGCTCACTGTGTCCTTCTGTGGTCTCAGGAGCTGCAGTTGTGGCTGTTATATGAATAGACGATAGTTAATTAGACGGGATATGTCTGTACTGGCAGTGATGTGGCAACCTCCTCTGTATAAGCGATACATTTGTAAATCATGGTAATGTATCTGATGGTAATTGCTTGTGGTGGTTGTatcatgatttcattttattatgagctttttgctttatatatttctctgcctttttatGCATTCATTAAACAGTTTAACAGACCAAGGACAGTGTACTAATTGCATGTGAACTTTTTTAAGTTGTTGTGTTTGGTTTGCCCTCCCTACATCAGTGTGCTGCGTTGCTGGCATTTCTGTGGCCTGGTGACACAGCTGGCAGGTAAGTCTGAGCACCCGAGCTCCTGTGCGGGAAGGTCGCAGTTGCTCACTCGTCTGCTTTTACCACACAAAGACATTGGACTCTCTTCTTCCCTGACAGTTCGGTGTGCTGGTCTTTCTGTGATGACTATTCTGATTCTGCCTGaagtttcttgtttctctcaaaGCATCCTCCCGCGAATGTTAGGGCAGGGTGGATGCTGAGCAGACCCCACTGGCCGGTGCTGTCACGGACACATCCCACTCCGCCAGAACTTCCTGAATGAACGTGCACACGGGTGCCAGTACCCACAGAGCCCCCTGGGAGCTCACACACAAGGGGGGGTCATGGGAACCTCGAGACACTGAAATGAGGGGATGGTGCTGGCGCTCTGAAGGATGATAATGTGTATGAGATGAAGGTGAAACTTGGGGTCCTTGAGAAATTAGAAACAAGAGTAAAGATAAGTGATTGGCTTGGATGTGGTCCCGCCTTTCATGTCCATCAGACCCTCATCTTAACCCAACTCCTCCCTTTAAactcatttgcattttaaagcatTCATTTCTCTCATTATTGATTTTCCTTTGATAAAATGTCTGGACATTTGATAACAGGCAATTCTGATTGGTGAATTAGGAGCTTGGCTTGACATCAGAGGGAATAGATCATCcttagaaaaaaaacacacagtagCACTCAGGAAAATCACTTAGATATTGATTCAAATTTGAGAACTGTGGACATTTCCTATCAAACCCTGATTCAATGTTTTTGTAAAGTCTTTTCCTTCATGTCTATCAGCACATTCCTAATGCTCTGAAATCATCCTACTTCATAAAAAGGTagtaaaaaaaggagaaacagctAAAGAACACCGAACTCTTTTGAGGGAGCCCCAGAAAAGCAGACTCTTAGCACACACAATTTCTCCTAAGAGGTTATTCTTGCCTTTCGTCTTCTCTGGCCCTTCCATTTGTCCCCCCTCTTCCTGGCTCTGGGAGTGGCAggcagctggggccacaggttGCATTTCCTGAAAACCATCAGTGGGACGCCTTATACCTACCCCCGTCACCTGCCTTCCCCATGGGTAGAAGGGGAGTCGGTGGAGGGGCTTCATAGCAGCCCACCAGAGCCACGAGAACATGTCTCACAGCGATGATCTCCTTCGTGAAGAAGAGCCATTGTAGGAGATGGAGGGAAAAGCAATAGAAAGTTCTTTGCGTGGTGGCCCCTGTGCAGAGCGTGCATTTGCTCACGCTCGTGGACACCAGCTGATGAGAGTCACTGCTTACCGGGACAGCCGAGTCTCATCAACACAGCAACTCCCACAAGCTTGTCCACGGAGACATCCTCTAAAGTAAATACTCAATTTACTTACTCTTTAATATCATAAATTAAAGTCACCAGAAATTCCTGCTAATATAGAAATAGCCTCTCTCATGCAGGGAGAATCCATTATGAGACATACAGCTAAGCATACACTCACCACAGATTTGCCTCTGAAAACCCCAGTGTGTTTACTTTCCATAATACTTCTAGAATGTGCTCACATTCTTCAGTGTCGGAACTACTCTACTCTCACGCATACTCAGCTGCTAACCTAGTTAAACGAATCCATTTCATCTGCAGCCAATACATCTCCTGAAACCTATGACACTGATTTCATCTCTTGACCACTATaagtctcctctttctcttcttttctctgtcttcgTTTTGCTGTAGCGGATAATCAAATAGACACTTCTTGCAGGGCACTTACCTTGGTCCTATAATAGTCTTTCAGCTGCGGCCCTCAAAGTTCGTTGATATAGCAGATACTCTCGTGTAACTGACAAAGAGAATACATTAAGTTAGAAGCAAATGCTACTTAGGAAGATTTATAACCACAGAGCTCAGGTGAGTGCACAGCTCCTGCTCCCGCCGAGGAAGATTAACTTCCTACTTGTGTTAAATTCCTAACCTACACCAGCAGCAAGGAAGAATGTCAGCAAGAAAATCAACTTTAAGCAATTGGCTCAAGTGACTTTGAACACTTGcttctaaaattatttccttatgctctgcagaaaatctgaaaaggTCAGTCTTTGGTTCACTGAACCTTCATAGAGCAGGAACAGTTTTAACTTGTAAATCCAATGCAGAAGCTAACACACTTGCTGTAAAAATACAACTCTACAAGGAAAGTGGAATGTAAACTTTATCCGTTCCACGGGAGACGTCAAAAAACCCTTTTAGTGCACTTTGCTCCGGCCTGGGAAATGCCTTCCGCCCTGGAGCCTAGAAATCTTTCACAGCTGGTGCCTCTGCCATATTGAGAACACTTGGTCCCGTTGTTTGATATAGGGCCTCAGCATAGACTTTGGAGGAGAGAATTCTTCCCTGAACTTGCCTTTTGCTCTCTATTTCCTGAGTCCTTCGGGGCGCATGCCTGCCCTCTGACCTCCCGTCACCTCTTGCTGGTCCGTCCATCATCCATCATCTGCACACGCCTTCTTTGCTCACTGTCGTCCTTCATCCTCCACCGCCTGCTCACTCCTCTTCACTCTGGGTTCTTGCCAAGCCAGCTCTAGAGGAGATTTGCTGGAGGACTTTGGGGCACTGCCGGCGGCGCCCACCCGGACTCACGCAGCTCGCTCTGTGTCCCCCGGCAGGTACCCTGGCTAAAGCCGGGCCGGAGCCCTCTGCCCTCTCATGCCCGCAGCCAGCCTGGGCTGTGCAACATGTACAAGGTAAGATGCCGGCGGGTCCCCACCCATCGGGGCCAGGGGTGACCTGCCCTTGCCTGAGCTCTCAGCCACTGTCCCTCGGGGCCAGGCAGTGTCACTGCCAGGGGTCCACCCCCAGCCTCGGGGGCATCTGTGAGGCCGTCAACGCGGAGGGGCAGGCCTCCCCCGCGAGAAAGCAGTTGCAGGAAAAGACATGGAGGACGTGCCTTTGAATCCTTGGAGGGACTCCTCCGCAAAGGGCATGGCTGTCAGCTCAGGACGATGGGCAGCCTTGGTGACAGGGTCTGCCTCACTTTGCCGAGACCTGAAGCGCGTGGAGGGGCCTGGGAGTGGCTCTGGTATTGAGGGCTGCCCTGGACCATGGCCACATGCAAACCTGTGCCTGAGTGTACTTTGAAAACTAGTGCCTAGCAGACATTTAGCACGCACTATACACACAGGTGGAATTGAGCTCTAAACGATGAGTGTCCTTGGGACGTCTGGTCCTTCTGGGCTCTGTCCTCACCTGAGCCCAGCTGAGCTCTGTGTAGGAAGTGGGCTATCAGTGTGGCCTGTCCTCATCTCCTTGTGTGGCTGCCACAGCTTCTCAAAGCACATAGGTGCCAGGAGTAATCACAAAGAAGAGGGCAgccaggaggagaaggggaaggggacaAGCCCAGAGCTGGCACTGACGTCACCATGAGCAGGGCTGCTGTTTGCACAGTAGGAGCGGTCACCACAAACCTGCGTCCACCGGGCCCCCTTCCAGATCCAAGCCACCACCGTCCGCACCTGGGCACCTGGCTTTTTAAGCGTGGGCGTATGCAAAAGATTGGAAACATGTGCTCAAGTACTTAAATAGCGAGAACATTTCACGAGTGTGCTCAATGGAGCACCCGGTGTGAGGGAGAGCTGGGGTACCCCTCTTCAGAGGCCTGCAAGGTGGGACCATTTACACTGAGCAAGGAGCACAGGAGCATGGGGGACAGGACGCCTGCGGGTGCCAAAACTTGGAGCCCCTGAAGGGGAAGCGTCCGCCAGGTGTGGCTGCATGTCAGACGTCATGCTAGTGCCTGGGTGTCCAGGGCTGCGCCGCCGCCGTCCAGGAGTGGGTTTATGAGGAATGAGGATGTGCCTGCTGGCCCCAGGATGGCCAGTCCAGGGCAGTGGCTGAAAGTGCAGCAGAGGAAGCCAGGGCTTGGGGGCAGAAGGGCCCTGGGGGAGCCAGGACCAGACAAGGGCCAGGTGAGAGCCCCACGATGGTCGTGGGACTCAGAGTGACTGGCGGCTGCGGCTGGGGAGAAGGATTTCTTCCTCAAGCCACAGGGGAGGAGGCGACCGTGCACCCTAGGGGGTCTCGATGGTTTGGACGCCCATCCTGAGAGTCTGTGTTTAACGTGAATCGTGCCCTAGTTGTGAAGCCGCGCTTGATTTTCGAGGGCTGTCTTGGTGATGGGAAACACCAGCACTACCCCCAGGCAGTTTCTGAGGGTCCCCTGTCCTTCTGGGAGGCCTCTTCCCTGGGATGCACTGGGGCTGTGGCCACCTGGGCTTCACTGAGACCAGGACGGGGCTGCAAGCACCTGCCCCTGCCTGGGAGGCACCGACCCAGCCCCGCCCTGGAGAGCAGTGCTGGTGAGAAGGAGGATTTTAACTCTGGGTAGGAATATCTGATGTGTGGGAGGGTTGAGCTAAGGGTGGCACGGCACCCAGTGTGTGACACGCTGGCAGGTAGCAGCTTGCCCCCTGCCCCGGTTCCTGCTCTGCGAGAGGCGTGCTGTCCTCAGTGGACCCTGGCCACAGAGAGATGCAGCCTCTGCCAGAAACCCCATGTTGCCAAGCAGAGTGGAGAGGATCAGAGTCCTGGGCTTCTGTATCCAGATCATAGTAAGAAATTCAACAGAATGCTTCATTCCTCTTCTAAAAAAAACTCTTTAGCAGGGAAAAGCAGCCCTTCTGTTCTCCACAGCTTCATCCTGGACAGGTTTTGCATGTACCTTTAAAAACCTGGTCAAAGATAAG
It encodes:
- the MBP gene encoding myelin basic protein isoform X1 is translated as MGNHAGKRELNTEKASTNGETNRGESEKKTNLGELSRTTSEDSEVFGEADANQNNGTSSQDTAVTDSKRTADPKNAWQDAHPADPGSRPHLIRLFSRDAPGREDNTFKDRPSESDELQTIQEDSAATSESLDVMASQKRPSQRHGSKYLATASTMDHARHGFLPRHRDTGILDSIGRFFGGDRGVPKRGSGKVPWLKPGRSPLPSHARSQPGLCNMYKDSHHAARTAHYGSLPQKSHGRTQDENPVVHFFKNIVTPRTPPPSQGKGRGLSLSRFSWGAEGQKPGFGYGGRASDYKSAHKGFKGVDAQGTLSRIFKLGGRDSRSGSPMARR
- the MBP gene encoding myelin basic protein isoform X2: MGNHAGKRELNTEKASTNGETNRGESEKKTNLGELSRTTSEDSEVFGEADANQNNGTSSQDTAVTDSKRTADPKNAWQDAHPADPGSRPHLIRLFSRDAPGREDNTFKDRPSESDELQTIQEDSAATSESLDVMASQKRPSQRHGSKYLATASTMDHARHGFLPRHRDTGILDSIGRFFGGDRGVPKRGSGKVPWLKPGRSPLPSHARSQPGLCNMYKDSHHAARTAHYGSLPQKSHGRTQDENPVVHFFKNIVTPRTPPPSQGKGAEGQKPGFGYGGRASDYKSAHKGFKGVDAQGTLSRIFKLGGRDSRSGSPMARR